In Salvelinus namaycush isolate Seneca chromosome 20, SaNama_1.0, whole genome shotgun sequence, the following proteins share a genomic window:
- the si:ch211-157b11.8 gene encoding fibroleukin → MILLGSIGVVPLLLSLCVGAVLSPPDAPPVCPHPPCRDSLVAAPPARIGSGGCEGSPGTAGCRVVVAPLAASDPPLREEHRQEVRQVQPEAGDVSERLFQLQRCMHSFQEPGAPRDQGGNTLVAILALMAAVLTECDLHCHSQALRAMARRLEGAAVGREGEKDLLLLLRSITQHPPTVAPSARLHPQDCAEIYHLGIRENGIYTIQPDPHRPAVEAECDMETAGGGWTMFQRRRDGSVDFNRTWQEYREGFGSPQGEHWLGNAALHALTNTGQHLLRIQLEDWHKQKRQATYNTFRVATETQKYRLTAREYSGDAGNALSYSKRYNHDGRAFSTNDRDHDRYTSGNCAQYYGAGWWFDACLAANLNGRYYRGRYSGLTNGIYWGTWYILTDSHSGERYSFKSVEMKTRPRNI, encoded by the exons ATGATTCTACTGGGCTCAATCGGCGTGGTCCCACTACTGCTGTCCCTGTGTGTGGGGGCCGTGTTGTCCCCCCCAGACGCACCCCCGGTCTGTCCCCACCCCCCTTGCAGGGACAGTCTGGTGGCCGCTCCGCCTGCGAGGATAGGGTCAGGGGGGTGTGAGGGGAGCCCGGGGACGGCGGGCTGCAGGGTGGTGGTTGCCCCCCTGGCTGCCTCCGACCCCCCTCTGAGGGAGGAACACAGACAAGAAGTCCGACAGGTCCAGCCCGAG GCAGGGGATGTGTCGGAGCGTCTGTTCCAGTTGCAGCGATGTATGCATTCCTTCCAGGAGCCGGGGGCCCCCAGGGACCAGGGAGGGAACACGCTAGTGGCCATTCTGGCTCTGATGGCTGCAGTGCTGACAGAGTGTGACCTCCACTGTCACAGCCAGGCCCTCAGGGCTATGGCCAGACGACTGG AGGGGGCAGCggttgggagagagggagagaaagacttGCTACTACTATTGAGAAGCATCACACAACACCCTCCAACAg tggcCCCCTCAGCGAGGCTGCATCCTCAGGACTGTGCTGAGATCTATCATTTGGGGATCAGAGAGAACGGAATCTACACCATCCAGCCTGACCCACACAGACCTGCAGTCGAG GCAGAGTGTGACATGGAGACGGCAGGCGGAGGGTGGACGATGTTCCAGCGTCGGAGAGATGGCTCGGTGGACTTCAATCGGACGTGGCAGGAGTACCGCGAGGGTTTTGGTTCCCCACAGGGAGAACACTGGCTAGGGAACGCAGCGCTGCATGCTCTCACCAACACTGGTCAACACCTACTGCGTATTCAACTGGAGGACTGGCACAAGCAGAAACGCCAAGCCACCTACAACACCTTTAGAGTGGCAACAGAGACACAGAA GTACCGTCTGACAGCACGGGAGTACTCTGGTGACGCGGGAAATGCCCTGAGCTACAGCAAACGCTACAACCACGACGGCCGAGCGTTCAGCACCAACGACCGTGATCACGACCGCTACACCTCGGGGAACTGTGCGCAGTACTACGGTGCGGGCTGGTGGTTCGATGCTTGCCTGGCGGCTAACCTGAATGGACGGTACTACCGCGGGCGCTACAGCGGGCTGACCAACGGCATTTACTGGGGCACCTGGTACATCCTGACAGACAGCCACAGTGGAGAGCGCTACTCCTTTAAGAGTGTGGAGATGAAGACACGCCCACGCAACATCTAA